In Bacteroidota bacterium, the sequence TGTGCCGGTGCCACAGGTTATATATTAAAAACAACCCCGCCCGATGAAATCCTCAAATCTATTTTAGATATTAAAGCTGGGGGTAGCCCCATTACTCCTTCCATAGCCCGCAAAGTAATTAAAGCCTTTAATACAATGCGTGCTCCTGCTGATGAGCTTGCCCTGCTCTCGCCTCGTGAAAAAGAAATATTAGAATATCTGTCGAAAGGATATCGTTATAAAGAGATTGGTTCCTTACTTAATATATCAACCGAAACAGTGAGAACACATATAAGAAATATATACGAAAAACTACAAGTGCAGAGTAGGACTGAAGCTTTGAATAAGATATATAAAAGGTAGGTTTGGGGATTTAGAGCATATATGCTATTGTCAAGACAGAAGTCGCCCTTTAGTGCTTGGTGAATTCCTCCGCCTATGTGCGGCTATCGTGAACACAACCACGGGCAACTGGGAAATCAATTGTGTTCAGAGTAATATATATGCTAAATTAAAGAAAGTCCAATTGCCGCATGGCCCCATTTCCCAAATCCTTACTCCGGATAAACCGCAATCTTATTGATAAACATTACTGTTTTAGCATCCTTAGATTTTTTGTTTTTCTTACCGTCCTTTTCTTTCACAATCTTTTCCCACCCATATACTATATAATTGTTATCATATAATACACCTCCATTAATAAAATTTCGTTCCAACACTTCTTCTCCTTCTATATTCTCAATTTCTTCTTCGCTGGTAAGTTGGCTAATGGTATTATCGGAAGTTAATTTTATAAATTTAATTGTACCATCCTTATGTGCCAAGGTGAAATACAAATCGCCTTCTACTATTTCATTTCGAACCAACAAAGCATTGGGTGAAAATGTTCTATAATATGGCAACTCAATGCTTTGTTCCCATTCCTTCTTACCTTCTTTTGAGAAACCTAGAATTAATAATTTATCATACACATAACCATCGAATACCTGCCTACTTTCTGTTCGTTTGGTAGAAGCATTATAATAATATTCCGTCTTATATGTAGGGTAGTATGTTTCGGCAGTAAGAATAAATTGATCGTCATCTTCAATTATATCATGAAACAATAGAGTTTGTCTAAAAGCTTTCTCCTTTGTTGCTGCTGCAGTAGTATTCTTCTTCTTTTTACTTTTTATGCGATATGTTTCCATTTCATCAAAACGAACCACCGTGGTAAAAGCACACTTGCCATTCTGTATTTTGCTTAAATATAAACCATTTGCCACCATACTCCCGTTCTCTGTTAGATATTTTGTTTCGGGACCATAAGTGCCAAATACTAATTTCTCCTCCACATTGAGTGTATTAATCTTGGCACTATAAAAATCTTTACCAATGGGCAAATCTATTTCAGTTTCTTTTACTTTGCTTGCTTTGCCGTTAGGCGACAATTTGAAATTAACAACATATATTTTATTGTAATTTTTCTTTACTTTATTTTTTAAAGATAAATTGAGTTCTTGTTTTTCACTTTCCAAATCAGCAGCCATAATAGCAGATTGGTTAGGGTACTCCAGCAATTGTTCATCTATTTTTTTACTCTTAAAATTCAGACTTACCAAATAAGGTTTGTAGGGAAATTTGGTATATCCGAATAAAGAAGGAATACCAACCGCACAACAGTTAAGTGTTATTCTTGTACTTAATTGGCCAGGGGTAAGGCAGTCGAGCGTAGTTATGTATGCACCATCGTCGCAGGGAACCAATTCTTGTATATATCTTTTCTTTTCAAAAACACCATCTATCTGCTTACTTTTTTTGGATATATGGTCAAATTCTATTACTTGATAGTTCAGCGTAAACATAGGTGAAGATGAGTTTTTATCGATCACCAACAAATATATATTTTTTTTGTACTCTTTTATAGACCAAACTTTAGAATTATCTGGAATCTTAAGTGTAGTATTATATAGTTTGTTTAAATCTCTATCATACTTATTTATATAAATATTCTCATCCTTGGCAAGGGTAAAAACCAGTAACACACCATTCGTATCAAGACCCACCACTTGCAATTGCTCAGGCTCGGTCTCTAATTGAAATTGGACACGGGTTTGGTCTTCATCAATCACCTGTGCCTTATCGCCATTCTTTTTAGCCTTCTTTTTCTGAGCCTGTGCTTCGTGGCAAGCAAGTAACACTGACAATACAAATAATAAGGTAATAATTTTTTTCATTGATAATTTATTTTAGTTAAGATTTTGCAAATATACCTACCTACGTTAACATACACAACACTATAAAAAGTTTAGAAGTTAGAAGACAGAAGCTTGAAGTTAGAAGCCAGAAGTTTGAAGTTAGAAGTTTTATATATTCCAACCTTATAAAAAGCTAGAAGTCCGAAGTCCGAAGTTAGAAGTTAGAAGTTAGAAGCTAGAAGACAGAAGCTAGAAGCTAGAAGTTTTATATATTCCAACCTTATAAAAAGCTAGAAGTCCGAAGCCAGAAGCCAGAAGTTTGAAGTTAGAAGCTAGAAGACAGAAGACAGAAGCTAGAAGTTAGAAGTTTTATATATTCCAACCTTATAAAAAGCTAGAAGTCCGAAGCCAGAAGCCAGAAGTTTGAAGTTAGAAGTTAGAAGCTAGAAGACAGAAGTTAGAAGCTAAGGGTCAGTTCGCCGCGGCGAATAGAAGCCCGAAGTATAAATCTACTCAACTTCCTTCGCCGCGGCGAACCAACTCCAAACTTCCTCCTTATTCCTTATTCCCACTTCCTCCTTCCTACTTCCCACTTCCCACTTCCCTTCGCCTCGGCGAACCTACTCCCAGCTTCCTACTTCCTCCTTCAAACTTCTTCCCTTAATTTTGCACCAATGCAAAGCAATTACAACTGGAAAACCATAAAAGAATTCAAAGAGATTTTGTTCTTACAACTGGGGCAGATGGCCAAAATAAGTATCAATAGGCCACAGGTACACAATGCTTTTACACCACTTACGGTTGATGAAATGATTGAAGCCATGGAACTCGCCCGCCAAATGCCTGATATAGGTGTTATCATACTTACGGGCGAAGGTGGCAAAGCTTTTTGCAGCGGCGGCGACCAGTCTGTTCGCGGACATGGTGGCTATGTGGGCGGCGATGGGGTGCCCCGCCTCAATGTACTCGACTTACAAATGCAAATACGCCGCATACCCAAACCCGTGATAGCAATGGTGGCAGGTTGGGCTATAGGAGGCGGACATGTATTACACGTAGTATGCGACCTAAGTATTGCCGCAGAAAACGCTCGTTTCGGGCAGACAGGCCCTAAGGTGGGCAGCTTTGATGGAGGCTTTGGTGCTTCCTATTTGGCACGTGTAGTAGGACAAAAGAAAGCACGCGAAATATGGTTCCTCTGCGACCAATACGATGCCACAGAAGCATTGCAAATGGGACTGGTAAACAAGGTAGTTCCACTTGACAAACTTGAAGAAACAACCATAGAATGGTGTAATAAAATTTTAGAAAAAAGCCCGATTGCACTGCGTATGCTCAAATCCGCGTTCAATGCCGAACTCGATGGCCAAGCTGGCATTCAAGAATTGGCAGGCAATGCTACTTTATTATACTACTTGAGCGATGAAGCCAAAGAAGGTAAAAACGCTTTCCTCGAAAAACGCAAACCCGATTTTGACAAATATCCGAGATTGCCTTAATTACCGTATTAGTATAATATATAATATCTTTCAAAATAATAAATGTCAAATTTGTATAATACGCCCATTCTTATTATAGCCTTCAATCGCTATGATACAACGGTGCAGGTTTTTGAGATGATTAAAAAATTAAAACCAAAATATTTATATATAGCTGTTGATGGTCCACGCAAAAGCAAAGAGGGCGAAGCAGAAAAAGTAGAAAATGTAAAATCAATATTCAATAACATTGATTGGGAATGTGAAGTACATACACTTTTTCGCAAACAAAACCTCGGGTGTAAAATGGGTGTAAGCTCTGCCATCACTTGGTTTTTCGAACAGGTTGAAATGGGAATTATTATAGAAGATGATATACTTTTGGATCCTACTTTTTTTAACTTTGCAGAAGAAATGTTGGAGTATTATAAGGATGAAGAAAGAGTGATGGATATAAACGCTGTGAATTTCCAACCCAAAAGACGAACAACAGATTCTTACTATTTTTCGAAATATGCCTTGGTATGGGGATGGGCAACATGGCGTAGAGCATGGGCAAAATATGATGTAGCGATTAAAGACTATAATAAGAATATTTTGTCAGCGTTTATTTCCAATAAAAAGGTTCTACAACAATTTGATAAGAAATTTTCTCAAATAATTTCAAACGAATTAGACACATGGGATTATCAATGGAATTATACTATATGGAAAAATAGCGGACTATGTATCACTCCTGAATTTAACATGTGTTATAATATAGGTTTTGGCGTAGATGCAACGCATACAGGAGGTGCAGACTTCCATGCCAGTAAAATGAAAATGGTAAAAATGGAGTTTCCTGTCTTTCACCCAGATACAAAAAACATAAATATAAAAGCAGACCAATATTACGAACTTTTTGCGGTAGAGCCTTCCTTATATAAAAGGTTGCTTGCTAAATATTTTCCAGAATTATATCGAATTTATATAAAATTATTTTAAATATACATTAATGAATTGCAAAATTTGTAACACGACAGCTACCACACTATTCAAAGCAAAGGTGATGCATAAATATCAAGTGCAATACTATCAATGTCCCAACTGTTTTTTCGTTCAAACTGAAAAAGAATATTGGTTAAAAGAAGCATATACCAGTGCACTGAATGTAAGTGACACAGGTATACTATATAGAAACAGAAAACTATTCGAAAAAACATTCTCTATATTGGTTTCAAATTTCGGCAAAAAGGGAAAATATATAGATTATGGAGGAGGTTACGGAATATTTGTAAGGACGATGCGTGATGCTGGCCTCGATTATTATTGGCAAGATATATATGCTGCTAATTTATGTGCAAGAGGTTTTGAATATGACCCCAATACTAAATACGATGCCTTGTCAACATTTGAAGTATTTGAACATCTTGTAGATCCTATTGAAGAAATTGAACAAATGTTCAAATTAGCAGATACAATTATTTTTTCAACTGAAATTATTTCTGACACTCCTCCTTCTTCAAATGAATGGTGGTATTATGGTTTGGAACATGGGCAGCATATAGCTTTATATTCTAAAAAATCATTAGAAATTATAGGCGATAAATTCGGAGCACAACTATATACAGATGGGCGTGGATTTCATGCATTATCTAAAAAGAAGCTATCAAATTTCAGCTTTATACTGAAGCTATCAAAAATAGGATTACCCTATATTCTAAAAACACAATTTAAGACAAAGTATTATACTGACCACCTAACATTGTCGCAGAAGTATACAAATTCTGAAAAGATATAATAATACGCATTAGTGTCATAATCAAACAACACATTACAAGAGAATTATATAGCAAATTATTGCCTAAAAAGCATACTATTCTGCCTGTCTTTAGCAAGAAAACAGTTATATTTAAAAAAAAGAACCTTAGTGAAGCCTATTGTACAATAATCTTCCTACGTAGGGTTCCATTCCTATATATAAATCATCTAACAAATTTGGTAAGTTAAACAAATTTATTGCAGCTGAATCAGTTTTAACTTTGGAACCACTTATATATAATTTATAGGTATTCCCATCATAAACTCCGCAGATATGAACCCACCTACCATTGTTATAAGACAAGGGTGCAGAAACCCAAAAATTCCGCCGGAATTAAAATTTTGCCTTCCAAATGAAGGTTCATTTTTTAACCCTGTAGCTAGCAAATTATATCCTGTTGACCCTATGGGCCGCCCATCCCTAAAATTGCTGTAATTGAACCACTTGTGAACGTTCTAAACCAAGCAGAAATGGAAATTTCTACAGAAATATTCAGTGAACTAGAATTTGTTATTTGAATATTGTTTGAATTGCTAGCATCAAAACTATATGCAGAATTTGCATTACCTTGTCTGTCTGTTGTTAATGATGCTCCATTAATTTTTCCATCATTGGCATTTTGAGTTTGATCTTTTGCATTACCATTAAATGGCCACCTACCCACAAGGCCAGCGGTAGGCACATAAGATGGGGCTTGACCTTTTATTGAAAACTTAGATAACATAGCTATAAGCAAAACAGAAATATACTTTTTTTACTAGTCATTATATAAATATTAATTAGTGTTGCGAATGAATTGGATTTTAATTAAAATAGCAACTAAATAAGTAAATTTACCTACACCAATGCCAGCATCAAACAACAAAACACCAACATAATTGCTGAAAATATGGAGAACTGAAAGCCATACTGAATAGCAAAATTTCCTTTTGCAAGCAAACATACTATTGCCCCCATCAAACCCAAGATAGGAAAGAAGCTAAAAACAATATATATATTTACTACACTCCAAAATATATCTTCATTGGGTTTATCAATTTGATATCGCACTGTGGTATTATAAAAAGGCGTTTGCCATAGTTTGAGCATCACCACGCCTTCAAAGTCTTCACTGCTTTTTTGTGTGCTTCTAAAATGACCTTTGTCAGTATAAATAGTTATATCAGTTACAGTATTCATGCTACTTCTGCCTGTATATTTAACTTCTGTTTGAATAAATTTAGCATCAACAGGTTCCGAAAAAGCACCCATCAAAAAATTCACTATCAAAAACACATAAGCTGCCAAACAAGCTATTGCTACTTGCTTTTGCAGTCGAAGACGCTTCTTTACCTTTAAGGTTTCTGGGGCTGAATTATAATATTCTAGTTCCACTTCTGAAAAAAATTACGCATTACAAATTACGAATTACGACAAGATTTTGTCGCTTTCATTAATCGCAAATCTAGGTCACAAATGTAATTCGTAATTCAACATTCGTAATTCGTAATTTTAGCTATCTTTGCCCAATAATCTATAATAATGTCCGATAAAAAATTATTCTTACTCGACGGCATGGCTCTTATTTACCGTGCCCACTTTGCTTTTATCAATAATCCGCGTATTACTAGTTACGGTCTTAACACTTCGGCTGTGTTTGGTTTTTGCAATACTTTGCTCGATGTAATTAAAAAAGAAAAGCCCCATCACTTAGCTGTTGTATTTGACACTGCAGCACCTACCGAAAGACATCTTGAATATCCATTATATAAAGCCCAACGAGAAGCAATGCCCGAGGATTTGTCGAAAGCAATTCCTTATATATTTAGATTGGTAGAAGCATTTAATATTCCTGTAATAAAAATGGATGGTTACGAAGCCGATGATATTATTGGAACCCTTGCTGTACAAGCTGCTCAAGAAGGTTATACTACTTATATGATGACTCCGGATAAAGATTTTGCACAACTGGTAGCACCCAATATATTTATATACAAACCTGCACGCTTGGGTAATGGAGTCGAAATAATGGGTGTGGATGAAGTACTTAAAAAATGGGAAATTACGGACGTAAAACAAGTTATAGATATACTGGGTTTGTGGGGCGATGCTTCCGACAATATTCCTGGTGTGCCAGGAGTGGGTGAAAAAACCTCGAAAATATTGATAGCACAGTATGGAAGCATGGAAAATATTTTGGCAAATACAGACAAACTAAAAGGCAAACAGAAAGAAAATTTTGAAAATTTTAGAGAGCAGGCTTTGCTTTCAAAACGACTGGCAACAATTAATATTAATGTTCCTTTAAAATTAGAAGATTTTAATTTGATTATGGAACCTGTCGACAAAGAAAAAACTGAAGCGTTGTTCAATGAATTAGAATTCCGAACACTCATGAAAAGAGTGCTAGGAAGCGACGTAGCTGAGCCTGCATTACAGCCAATTTTGAAGCCTGCAAAGGCTAAAGTAGATACAGGACAAATGGATATATTTGGCACCCCAGCAGCACCCGCAGAAACTGTTGTGGTAAAACCTTTGGAGCCTCAAACCACACAAGAACATTATGAAACCATAGCCACCCGCAAACATAATTATATATTAATTGATACTCCCGAATTACGAAAAGAATTAATTGCCAAAATGGCACAACAAACCAATATATGTTTTGATACAGAAACGACTTCCATTGAACCTGTAAAAGCAGATATAGTAGGCCTTAGTTTTAGTTTTGTTGATGCGGAAGCTTATTATATCCCCCTACCCGAAGATTATAATGAAGCGAAAATTATATTGGAAGAATTTAAACCCATTTTCGAAAACGAGACAATAGAAAAAACAGGACAAAATATCAAATACGATTATATAATATTAAAACGATATGATATAGAATTGAAAGGGAAATTTTTCGACACCATGCTTGCCCATTACCTCATGGAGCCTGACATGCGGCATAATATGGATGCACTCGCTATGGCATATCTATATTATAAACCTGTTTCCATTAGTGAACTTATTGGCAAAAAAAGCGGACTGCAATCCAGCTTTAGAAATGTAGATATTGAAGTTGCAAAAGATTATGCTGCCGAAGATGCAGATATCACCTTGCAACTCCGCAAATTTTTTGAACCAAAGTTGGACGAACGAAATATCAGAAATCTATTATATGATATTGAACAACCGCTAATTTCCGTATTGGCAGATATGGAATTTGAAGGTGTGAAAATTGATACCGCATTCCTCAATAATTATAGCGTTGAACTGAAGGAACAAATTATTATTGCAGAGCAAGAAATATATAGATGTGCAGGGATGACTTTTAACACAGCATCGCCGCTGCAGCTAGGCAAAGTGCTGTTTGAGCACATGAAGCTAAGCGAGAAACCTAAAAAAACGGCAACGGGCCAGTATAAAACCGATGAAGATGTATTACAAAGTTTAAGTCAGCACGAAATTGTAAAACATATATTGGATTTTCGTCAACTTAGTAAGCTTAAATCTACCTATGTGGATGCACTTCCCTTATTGGTAAATCCTGCCACAGGACGAGTGCATACTTCATTTAACCAAGCTGTGGCTGCTACTGGGCGATTAAGTTCCACAAATCCCAACTTGCAAAATATTCCTATCAGAACCGATTTGGGAAAAGAAGTACGTAAAGCTTTTATAAGACGTGATGAAAATTATACTTTATTAAGTGCAGATTATTCACAGATTGAATTACGAATTATAGCACATATAAGCAATGATGAAAATATGAAAGAGGCGTTTAGAAGTGGGCATGATATTCATACCGCAACTGCTGCCAGAATATATAATATACCGATGGAAGAAGTGACCAAAGACCAACGCAGAAATGCCAAGTCAGTCAACTTTGGAATTGTATATGGGATTTCTCCCTTTGGGCTGGCAAATAATTTGGGAATTCCTCGCAAGGAAGCTGCTGAAATTATTGAAAATTATTTTAAAACATATCCCGGTGTAAAAGATTATATGAATACAACTATAGATTTTGCCAAACAAAATGGATTTGTAGAAACTATATTAGGTCGACGCCGATATTTGCGGGATATAAACTCTGCCAATGCTGTGAATCGGGGGTTTGCCGAGCGTAACGCTATCAACGCACCTATACAAGGAAGTGCTGCTGATATGATAAAAATCGCTATGATAAAACTGCATAAACGATTAAAAACTGAAAATCTAAAAACCAAAATGATTTTACAAGTGCATGATGAATTATTATTTGATGTTCCTTTAAACGAAGTAGAAATAGCGAAGAAAATTATCACCGAAGAAATGAGCCAAGCAATCCCGATGAGCATCCCAATTGAAGCCGAAGCAGGCACTGGAAATAATTGGCTCGAAGCACACTAAGACGGAAGTTTGAAGGCAGAAGGCAGAAGATCTCTTCCCACTTCCAACTTCCCTTCGCCGCGGCGAACCTACTTCCTACTTCCTACTTCCCACTTCTTTATACTAACTACATGACACCAAAAATAGAAAAAATACTCAACCACAAATTCAGCATACCAATCATATTGGGATTTTCGTTTGTGCTGATGGTTAAATATATTATACTCAACCAAGATTGTGAAGGTGGGGAAGATAATATGAGTTTATATACCCGAAGTCGTTTTGGACTATACCACCCCATAGCATTTTTTAGAGAACCTATCAAAATTTTGTTTGCCATGATTATGTCGCTACCCGCACAGCTAGGGTTTAAAGCAGTGCAGATTGTCAATGCCTTATTGGCTTGTTTGTCGGCTTGGTTTGCAGTGAAAATCATATATAAAATGGAACTTAAAAATGCTTGGATTGCTATATTAATTACCTTATTCAGTCCGATGTATTTTTTGATTTCACTTACTGTATTATCTGAGATAATGTTTAGTTTTTTTTTAATCTCAAGTGTATTACTGATATATAATAAAAAATATGTTTGGGCGGCTATTATACTATCTTTTTCGCCCTATATCCGATCGGAAGGTTTTGTATTAATGTTGATTTTTATTATATATTTTATTCTCGAGAAGCAATGGAAAGCATTGCCTTGGTTGATTTTGGGAACTTTGTTTTTCTCAATAAGTGGATACAGTTATCATAACGATATTATGTGGGTATTTCACAAAAATTATGGTGATGCCAGTGGCTTGTATGGGCATGGAGAATGGTATGATTTTATAAAAGGCAGTAAATTATATAATAGCCCTATACTTAATATTATGCTTCCATTGGCATTGGTAGTTGCGGTATACAAATTAAAATATTTGCTCACCCAGCAACGTAATTTTATTATATTGATTATGGGTTGTTATTTTGGCTTTTTACTACTTCACTCTTATCTGTGGTGGCAAGGCAAAGGGGGCTCACTCGGCCTTATACGCGTAATGGCATGCGTGGCTCCTTTATCAGGAATAATAGCAGTTTGGCTATTGTCCCAATCTGAAAAGTATATGAAAGGCCTGCAAGTATATTTATATATATTTATTGCTTTGGGATCTGTATATTTTTGTTTCAACATAAATCGTTTTCCTATAGGTCTTGATGGCGAACATACTGTTGTTGCCAAATTATATAAACTGAGTATCCCGTATTTAGAAAAAGCACCAGAAATAAAATTCAACAGTACTTACTTTGCTTTCCTCGCAGGTATAGACCCTTATGATTATGAAAAAGGCGGAGACTGCCTCACGGTGAATAAGGAAGTTCTTGACAGCATGAAACCTGGCAGCTTGGTACAATATGAAACCCATTTTGGCCCAAACGAATGCCAAACCGATACCGATTTTTATGACAAACACCGACCCGATTTTGAAAAAGTTTTAGAAGTATATCCCGATGAACGTTTTAAAGTTCTAAATGGGTATGAATATAAAAATGTATTATATAGGAAAAAGTAAAATTATATAATATCTGCTGTTTAAGTTTTTAACAAAATCAAGCTTATATACCTGTAACAAATGCAACCCTTTATTACGTTTGGGTAACTTCAATCAAAAGTCGTTACATTTGAAGCAGATTTACACAACCAATTTAATTATTCAAAAATGTCAAACAAAATTTCCATTCTGTGGGCCGACGACGAGATTGACCTGCTTAAACCACACATCCTATTTTTAGAAAACAAAGGGTATGAAGTAATGCCAGTTACCAGCGGTGTTGATGCCGTTGAAGAAATAAAAAAGCGTGGTTTCGACTTAGTTTTTTTGGATGAAAACATGCCCGGAATTAGTGGTATGGAAGCACTTACACAAATTAAAGCAATCCGCGATGTACCTTGTGTAATGATTACCAAAAGTGAGGAAGAATATATTATGGAAGATGCCATCGGTTCCAAAATTGCCGATTACCTTATCAAACCCGTAAACCCCAATCAGATTCTTCACTCCATTAAAAAACTTACCGAAAACGCCCGACTCACTAGCGAAAAAACAAACCAATCATACCAACAAGAATTTAGAAATATCGGTATGATGCTCAATGATAATCTCAACTTCGACGAATGGTTAGCGGTATATCGCAAATTAGTATATTGGGAACTTGAACTCGACTCGGTTGAAGACAACCAAATGGGTGAAATTATTGCCATGCAAAAGCAAGAGGCCAATCGCAGTTGGGCGAAGTATATCAATAATAATTATATGAAAATGATGAAAAACCCTGGAGAGGGCGGACTAATCATGTCGCATCAATTGATGAAGAATAAAGTTTTTCCATTGTTGGACCAACCGGATCCTGTATTTTTTATATTGATAGATAACCTGCGTTACGACCAATGGAAAATGATACAACCTTTTTTGGCTAGCCATTTCCGTGTGGACCAAGACGACTTATATATGAGTATTCTACCCACTACAACACATTATTGTCGTAATGCTTTGTTCGCTGGCTTACCTCCTGGAGAAATTGAACGCAAATTTCCAAACCTATGGAGCAACGATGAAGAAGAAGGTGGTAAAAATCTGCATGAAGAAGAATTTCTTGCCGAAAATTTGAAACGCCAAGGTCATAATATCAAGATGAGTTATACCAAAGTGGTCAACCTCGACCAAGGCAAGGCGATGGTCGATAATGTACATAATATGTTTCAAAACAAGCTGAATGTAATTGTATATAATTTTGTAGATATGTTGAGCCATGCCCGCACCGAAATGGGTATGATAAAAGAACTGGCAGAGGACGAAGCAGCTTATCGTTCCTTAACCCGCAGTTGGTTCGAACACTCTCCCTTATTTGAAGCCATCAAAAAAATTGCACAGAAAAAAGTTAAGGTTATTATCACTACCGACCATGGTTCTATACGTGTAAAAAATCCCGTTAAAATTATTGGCGATAGAAATACAACTGCAAACCTTCGTTACAAACAAGGCAAAAACCTAAACTATGATAAGCGTGAGGTATTTGAAATTCGTAACCCAAAAGAAGCCAGCTTGCCTTGCCCACACGTAAGCAGCACGTTTGCTTTTTGCTACGAAGACAATTTCTTTGCGTATCCCAA encodes:
- a CDS encoding response regulator transcription factor; amino-acid sequence: MPIKTSLVEDDPDLQKSMVEILKSYPDIDLVSVFSSAEDCIENIANNIPEVVLMDINLPGLSGIECVTLLKIKYPAIHFMMCTVYEHDDAIFDSLCAGATGYILKTTPPDEILKSILDIKAGGSPITPSIARKVIKAFNTMRAPADELALLSPREKEILEYLSKGYRYKEIGSLLNISTETVRTHIRNIYEKLQVQSRTEALNKIYKR
- the menB gene encoding 1,4-dihydroxy-2-naphthoyl-CoA synthase; amino-acid sequence: MQSNYNWKTIKEFKEILFLQLGQMAKISINRPQVHNAFTPLTVDEMIEAMELARQMPDIGVIILTGEGGKAFCSGGDQSVRGHGGYVGGDGVPRLNVLDLQMQIRRIPKPVIAMVAGWAIGGGHVLHVVCDLSIAAENARFGQTGPKVGSFDGGFGASYLARVVGQKKAREIWFLCDQYDATEALQMGLVNKVVPLDKLEETTIEWCNKILEKSPIALRMLKSAFNAELDGQAGIQELAGNATLLYYLSDEAKEGKNAFLEKRKPDFDKYPRLP
- a CDS encoding class I SAM-dependent methyltransferase, with protein sequence MNCKICNTTATTLFKAKVMHKYQVQYYQCPNCFFVQTEKEYWLKEAYTSALNVSDTGILYRNRKLFEKTFSILVSNFGKKGKYIDYGGGYGIFVRTMRDAGLDYYWQDIYAANLCARGFEYDPNTKYDALSTFEVFEHLVDPIEEIEQMFKLADTIIFSTEIISDTPPSSNEWWYYGLEHGQHIALYSKKSLEIIGDKFGAQLYTDGRGFHALSKKKLSNFSFILKLSKIGLPYILKTQFKTKYYTDHLTLSQKYTNSEKI
- the polA gene encoding DNA polymerase I, with translation MSDKKLFLLDGMALIYRAHFAFINNPRITSYGLNTSAVFGFCNTLLDVIKKEKPHHLAVVFDTAAPTERHLEYPLYKAQREAMPEDLSKAIPYIFRLVEAFNIPVIKMDGYEADDIIGTLAVQAAQEGYTTYMMTPDKDFAQLVAPNIFIYKPARLGNGVEIMGVDEVLKKWEITDVKQVIDILGLWGDASDNIPGVPGVGEKTSKILIAQYGSMENILANTDKLKGKQKENFENFREQALLSKRLATININVPLKLEDFNLIMEPVDKEKTEALFNELEFRTLMKRVLGSDVAEPALQPILKPAKAKVDTGQMDIFGTPAAPAETVVVKPLEPQTTQEHYETIATRKHNYILIDTPELRKELIAKMAQQTNICFDTETTSIEPVKADIVGLSFSFVDAEAYYIPLPEDYNEAKIILEEFKPIFENETIEKTGQNIKYDYIILKRYDIELKGKFFDTMLAHYLMEPDMRHNMDALAMAYLYYKPVSISELIGKKSGLQSSFRNVDIEVAKDYAAEDADITLQLRKFFEPKLDERNIRNLLYDIEQPLISVLADMEFEGVKIDTAFLNNYSVELKEQIIIAEQEIYRCAGMTFNTASPLQLGKVLFEHMKLSEKPKKTATGQYKTDEDVLQSLSQHEIVKHILDFRQLSKLKSTYVDALPLLVNPATGRVHTSFNQAVAATGRLSSTNPNLQNIPIRTDLGKEVRKAFIRRDENYTLLSADYSQIELRIIAHISNDENMKEAFRSGHDIHTATAARIYNIPMEEVTKDQRRNAKSVNFGIVYGISPFGLANNLGIPRKEAAEIIENYFKTYPGVKDYMNTTIDFAKQNGFVETILGRRRYLRDINSANAVNRGFAERNAINAPIQGSAADMIKIAMIKLHKRLKTENLKTKMILQVHDELLFDVPLNEVEIAKKIITEEMSQAIPMSIPIEAEAGTGNNWLEAH
- a CDS encoding PglZ domain-containing protein, translating into MSNKISILWADDEIDLLKPHILFLENKGYEVMPVTSGVDAVEEIKKRGFDLVFLDENMPGISGMEALTQIKAIRDVPCVMITKSEEEYIMEDAIGSKIADYLIKPVNPNQILHSIKKLTENARLTSEKTNQSYQQEFRNIGMMLNDNLNFDEWLAVYRKLVYWELELDSVEDNQMGEIIAMQKQEANRSWAKYINNNYMKMMKNPGEGGLIMSHQLMKNKVFPLLDQPDPVFFILIDNLRYDQWKMIQPFLASHFRVDQDDLYMSILPTTTHYCRNALFAGLPPGEIERKFPNLWSNDEEEGGKNLHEEEFLAENLKRQGHNIKMSYTKVVNLDQGKAMVDNVHNMFQNKLNVIVYNFVDMLSHARTEMGMIKELAEDEAAYRSLTRSWFEHSPLFEAIKKIAQKKVKVIITTDHGSIRVKNPVKIIGDRNTTANLRYKQGKNLNYDKREVFEIRNPKEASLPCPHVSSTFAFCYEDNFFAYPNNYNYFVNMYKDTFQHGGISLEEMLIPVAVLSTK